GCCGGGACCTACTCTCTTCCTTTGACTGTTGTGGTTTTAACCTGAGTTTTGGAGAAGGTAGACCCACACTGTCCCGCACTCAACTTAATATTTTCTGTTCCATCGCTGTATCTGTGTCTCTAATCCCGTGCATTTGTTGGCTGTCAAAATTCGTCCCTTTCGTTTCGCTCGTGTGCTTAAGTTATGGCTCAGGTGCGTTTTTGTTTTCCGAGTATTGTGACTGTCTAGGACTTTCTATTTTCAGGTCTGTGTGGTTCTTTCGCTGACTTTGTAGTGCACCCCAGTAAGCTAGGGCTGCAAATTTCTCAAAAAATTTTATTCTCATCAAAGGTTGTTCCCGAATAGACTCTTCGCCCTGTCCTGGTACAACGTGTTGTGTTCTTGGCTCGATAGCATTTTCGTACTGTAAGTTAGGTGGTTTGATTTTCAAGTTTATTTTTGTGTTAGCACATTGATACCGGCCTGTTACACTGCCTCGTTTGCCATTTAAGTTTGAATTCTGAAAATTGTCTTGCTGTGTGTTCGCGCTGATTCATGTATGATATATTGGCACATCAATGTGTGCCGAGAGTTTAGTACTCCTTTGGTGATGTTTTCCCGTGCTGATTTGTTATATTCTACTCTCGCGTGTCTTGTTCTAAGTTGGAGAATAGTTCTGGCCCGGACCCCTCTGCAGACCGCGACTCGCTTCCTTCCTCTACTCGTCTCTTCTATCCTAGATTATAGCTGAGGGCCCTAAGTCTAACTCAGGCTGCCATACAACCAACTTCTATTCTCTGTTTCGACACGGTAATTGTGTGAACCCCCCATTTGTTCGTTGGAGGCATTGCTTGCTGTATATTAACTCTTGTGTCCAATTCGTGGCTTTTGCATTTGCCTGTATTGCGTTGATTTTCCCTGCCTATGTAAGTTCGATTCAGGCACTCTAAAGTTCCGTCGCTGACTTCATTGTACACCCCAGTAACTTCCAGTGCCAACTTTCCCAAAGTTTTATTTTCCGATCACTATTGCAGTATCTATTTTGAATCTCCGCTCAGTAATCGTACAAGTTGTTGACTGCTGGTTCCTTACTCCTCCGCTAGTTGTAGGTGGTTCCTTGCAGTTTATTCCTTAGCGTTTCTGCCTTTTTGGTGCCATACTTGGTGTCCTCCTTGTAGCGTGTTGTCCTGATTTATTGCTCTACTCGTAACGATCTCCGTGGTGTGGCCTGGGTATCTCCTTACCTAAGATCTTCATCTCCAGCTGTAGCGTTGACGCCTTAGTGTCTGGGGTGTTCTCCATGCTTTACCCTGGCGCCGACCAGCATCTGGGCCGAGACTTACAGTCATAGCTAGCCCTTTGTTTCCAGAGTCCAGTTGACCCCCCTGTCAAATTTGGCCCCTCTCCTTCTGATTAATCACCCCTTTTCCGGCCAGCGGCTATCCATGTCCGCCCTAGGTCTAAGACTTCCGTGACAAACAGCCGCCCTCTCTGGCAACCCTCTCTGCCCACTGAGAGTTGACTTTGCTTGTCTTTCCCGCCAAATCCTTCAACTTCTGGTTTACTTCGTATCACGGCCATGACTTCACCTTATTTGCAAGACTATGCACTTTGTCTACCTTGGGCGGTATTTTTTCTCTCTTGGGATGGTGAGAGCATCCGTTTTAGGTCCAACTTTTCCTTCCTCTTCCTCCGTCCTATTTTCATTCCGGCCCCGTTTGTTCCACACCATCCGTCCGAGTTGCCCTGACACCTAAGCGCACATCTGGGGATGCACTCCTATATGGATGCTGCAGGTCTGATTCTCCGTCGCATCCTCCTCCCGTGTCTCCCGACAATGattgcacctctgtaccaattGAATTCAAAATTGCCTTCTTTCTTTCCGTCAAATTTTCCAACCAACCATTTTTCTTTTCGTTTGGCGTTTGCAACTCAACTGCCTGACACCATAGACATACGTAATCATCTTTTCTTCAAGTGGACTCCTTTCGTGCTGTCACACAGCCTCCATCTCTTtggagatgtacatgtagtaatggcATATCTCTCTGCGCCTTGCCATAAAACCTTGTCCTAAGTTTTATCTCTGTTTTGACCTTGGCGACTTGCTATGATGACCGTCCTTGAGGCCTCCATCGTATGATGCCCTCATACTGACATTAGCCTTCACAAACATGTTCCCATTCTAAAGTTTGATATTTTCCTCCCTATACCCTAAACATGTCTATGTTTGCGATGACTCTACTCTCGCACTTGACATTGCCCTTTCTGGCCGTCTCTCTCCACATTTCTCGCTGACTCATTCTTCCTTACCCTTGCTATCACAGGTGCGGTTCTTCACCTTACCCCTGGGTATAAATCGTCCGTGTTTCCCATCACGGCTTCCTGTACTTGCATCTGTTCACCATCCTTTGCTTGACATCTTTCCTCTTCATCATCCTCACCTGTCAGAGCGCCTCGTCTCAATGCCTCCACCATTTGCTCATTCCCCCATCGGCTCATGCTTGCCTTTGATGTTAGTTAATTGACTTGTCAATCACATTTCCCTCTAGTCCTGGCAGATTACAGTGTACCTTTGTTTTTAAGCGCGTCGGCTATAGAGTTGTTTGTTCACGTTTCACTTCTGGTTTTTTCTAGATAGCGTCCGTTCGttgagtttgtttttttttcttctaactcTAGAAATTAGTGACGCCAGTTGGTCGTTAGTTTTGATTAATTCCAACCATCAATTTTTCTTGCTGCAATTTGTACAGTTTTGGCAGAGTCCAAAGTGTTCTAGTTCGGTTTTAGCTAGTTTTCCTAGTCTCGCTCTGTTGCGTGACACTTTTGATTTAGTgggatttgttgttttttggtatgACTGTTTTTCCCTGAGATTATGATCATTGCCAGGTGgttgtgtgttttttctttttgatgttGTCTGCTGCCTTCCCATTTTAACGCTCCACTGGTTCCGTGCTCCGGCCTGGTCCTGTTTATGCTGTCCACGCACTCTTGGGCATGGACCATCCCCAACACGCCTCTGCTCCCAATTACGCTGATTCCCTCCCCCTCCATGGCTGGACACTGCCTTGTTGTCTCCTGAGTTCCAACCAATCTCTGACCATGTATCAATTTCATCTTCTCACGCCTTTCCCTGACATAGTCGCTTCAGAAGCGCCACAGCCGCTTCTGGTCGCTCCGTGTCCAGCTTGTGACGGTATCCCAGTCTGACCTGTTGATGCCATTTTTTCCGCCGGTCATCTTCTCTGGTTCCCAGGTGAGACCTGTTCACTTTCCCACTTATTCCCGCCGTTTCTTCCGATTCCTTGCCCTTTTCGTCCTATTTTGGCCTCTAGttacaaattttttttctttccaaaatTGCCCTGTTTTCAGTTCTGACATGTCGCTTTTCCCGCCGTTCAGGCTTGGCCTCGCAACCCCGATTCAGGCACCCCTGTTCTTCTTTGTCTCCCCTCTACTCGATAACAATGAGTTTGACCTAGGCAGGGGTCTGTACTCCGTCACGTCAGGGCCCGCCCCTCTTGACCATCTGGCGACATCTATGGTACCAGCAGCCATTCGGCGGTACTTCCCGTACTTACGCCAGGCCATTTTTACCATGGTTGACAACCCGTCCTCCCCTCCGTCCCCCTGGCACCGCGTGGCGGCCGCCATGCGCGAGGTCTTGCCCTCCCCTGGCGACGTCTCGCCGCCCCTCCCAGATGACGACCAGCCTCAGTCGTCCCTGTTCTTTTATGACGACGTCTTGGTCCCGTACGTCCCATGGCATCGAATCCCATTCGACGTTGATCCCGCCGACAACAATGTCGTTTACCTGCCGGCCGAATATGCCGACGAACGTGATCGCCTCCTACTCTCTCCTACAGACAACCGCTACTCCTATGAGTATGACTCTGAGTCTGACGAGGACCTCAACCTTCCCAGCTAGCCCTCCCTCTCTTGCTTCACCCCGACGCTCTCCTCCTAACCATTCCTGATTTACCCCACCTTTCTTCCCCTCCAGCATCTCTCTCTCATCTCCATCTTCCCCATCACACCCATCCGTATCATCTTTCCCTTCTCCAGCATCCGTTCCTCCTCACAGCCAACTTCTTTCATTTCCGCTCCTGTCATCTAGCCGCCCTTCGGGTCTTCTGGTGGCGCACCGCTGCTCGGATCGTGCTCTTTCACACATTCCGTTTTTAACCCTTCTTTCTGACCTTGATCTCGTTCGCCTCCCCAATTTCTGCCCACGGCCATGGTCATCTCATACCTGCTGCCGACCCTGAACTGGGGACACTTCTTTCAAAAACCTTGTCAGTGTCGGCCACGCTCTCGATCTTCCGTTGGTGTCTGCCGCTCGTGCCTTCATAATTTGCGCCTGTCTCCCAGTTCCCCATATTTCAGGtattgttctttttctttcctccCCGGCTATGTAATACTGGGCACGGCATTCTCTCAGTTACATTTTCAGGTTCCGTTCCCCTTCCTTTTTTCCAGCTTGGTTTCTGGGTTTTGTACGAAAGACCTGTGCCGGCCTACGTTCTGTTTTACCTTCTCATTTTCACCTTTTTAGGCTGGCACTCATCGAGTTTTGCCTACCCTCTCCCTTTCTCCGGCCACCAGTACAGGGGACTGGCTCTGGTAGTTATTTTGGGTGATTTCCGTCTCCTCCCTTCGTTTTAAGTTTTTGCAGTACTCTCTCAGCTCGTGTTCTGATGTTTTTTCCCGGCCACTAGTACAGGTTGTCGGGCACTGCGTGACGTTTTTCCTTatctcttcattttttttcggTAGTTTGTGCCAACCGTGTTCTGATGTTTTTTCCCGGCCACTAGTACAGGTTGTCGGGCACTGCGTGACGTTTTTCCTTatctcttcattttttttcggTAGTTTGTGCCAACCGTGTTCTGATGTTTTTTCCCGGCCACTAGTACAGGTTGTCGGGCACTGCGTGACGTTTTTCCTTatctcttcatttttttttggttgtttGTGCCAACCGTGTTCTGATGTTTTTTCCCGGCCACTAGTACAGGTTGTCGGGCACTGCGTGACGTTTTTCCTTatctcttcattttttttcggTAGTTTGTGACCACCGTGATCTGATGTTTTTCCACGACCTCTAGTACAAGTCGTCGTggttgttctgttttttttctttccttctcgaCCACCAGTACAGGTGGCGACCTCCCCGCTGTCTTGTTAGTGCCCTCTCAGCATGTCTGATAGTACAGACTCTACCTTGCCTGACGACGACGTCGTCGTCTTCCGTGATGCACCGTTCCGTCGTCGCCGGGGTCACCGTAGGGCCGCTCCGGCAGCTAATCCAGATGGGGCCGCTTTGAATCCTTTTGTGGGTCCCCCCGCCCAGGGACCCCAGCCAGCCCAAGCTCAGGGTCATTTTCCTGCTGGCCCATTCTTTAACGCCCATCCGTATGCTCAGGTTCCTTTTTACATGAACCCTTACTACCAGTTTGCACAGGCGCCCATGGGGTACCCCTACCATCTCCCTGCTCCGGCTGCTGCCGCGGCCCATGGACCCCAGCCGGCCTTACCGGCCGTCCCCCTGGCCCCCGCCCCACACGCCGGTGCCCCACCGCCCGTCGCTGGTGCGGCAAATCCTTTTCTGCCTGCGATACCGCCTCCTGCGGCAGGGGCCAATAATCCATTCGCCCAGGGACCCGCGCCGCCGCCCGCCGGGGCCCCCATTCCGCCCCAGCCCCATCCACATCCCCCCAAACCACCCACTCTCACCTCCAAGTTCTCGGGCGAGTCTAATGTTAAATGGGAAGAATTCGAACTCTTGTTCACTAATGATCGCCTCTACGGCCAGTGGTCTGACCAGCTTGCTAAGACCACCCTTCTTCGGCACCTTTCTGGTGTCGCCTTGACCACGTATGCATCGGCTGATGCTACTGTCCAAAACGGCACATGTAACGATGTTCTTAACTTTTTGCGGGATATCTTTCAATCACCAACCTCGGTTGAGCATTATGAGGCCGAACTCAACTCTATGCGCCAACTCCCGTCTGAAACTCCCCAGGCCTTTGAAGTCCGCGTGCGTAATCTGGTTGCTAAGGCTTACCCCGGTACATTCAGTCACACACTTGACTCTATTGGCAAACGACTATTCTTAGACAGGCTCCGGGACTCACACCTCGCTCACGAGGTCCGTAAATTCACCCCCCGTGACCTTCACGA
This is a stretch of genomic DNA from Branchiostoma floridae strain S238N-H82 unplaced genomic scaffold, Bfl_VNyyK Sc7u5tJ_1569, whole genome shotgun sequence. It encodes these proteins:
- the LOC118408318 gene encoding uncharacterized protein LOC118408318 is translated as MSDSTDSTLPDDDVVVFRDAPFRRRRGHRRAAPAANPDGAALNPFVGPPAQGPQPAQAQGHFPAGPFFNAHPYAQVPFYMNPYYQFAQAPMGYPYHLPAPAAAAAHGPQPALPAVPLAPAPHAGAPPPVAGAANPFLPAIPPPAAGANNPFAQGPAPPPAGAPIPPQPHPHPPKPPTLTSKFSGESNVKWEEFELLFTNDRLYGQWSDQLAKTTLLRHLSGVALTTYASADATVQNGTCNDVLNFLRDIFQSPTSVEHYEAELNSMRQLPSETPQAFEVRVRNLVAKAYPGTFSHTLDSIGKRLFLDRLRDSHLAHEVRKFTPRDLHEARTQVELFSALASNSATPSSANNTPRSDPPISRLLADHKTDMSRLQRNHERQVTEICNKVQHMLSSPPNVPPQQQAPVQAAVPPNITNPTNPLRPSRGLPPGYRCHICNSPEHLKALCPHRPGVSPSGNPSRLT